Within the Glycine soja cultivar W05 chromosome 3, ASM419377v2, whole genome shotgun sequence genome, the region AAAGGAAATGTTGCTGCATGTTGCAAGAGACATTAAATACAAATTTAGGTGATGCcccggaaaaaaaaaaccatgccAAAAGTAGAATAATACTATCTTTATCTAACTAGTTTGATGAAAATGACTTTTTACTTGGCAAACGCAATCATGGAAAGGCATTACTACACACTAGTATACTAGATTCTTTCAATGAAATCAGTTCTTACACTAGCTATAACTAATATTCATGCAAGTTAGCTAACACCACAGGGCGCGTGACATCATGCCACTAGAATTACAACTTTCAACAGAAACTATTCCACAGGAAAATAGTTTTTGCCAATTACATGCGATAGtgctgaaagaaaaagaaattcaggcatataatataattaactaatgCTCTGTTAAGCACTAAAGACAGGTAACTGAACTGCTATTTGCAACAAATCTTGCAAAATGATTACACCCCAATCGTTTGATTATGACTGGGACAATGAATGGGCCTGCACTTTCAAGTATTTCAAGAGTGATAGCTATTtcaaactttaataaaaaattggatTAGTTTTCGCCTATTGAGATGGGTGTTGTTTCACTAGATTGTAGCTATGTTATTGTGCAATGTTGATTTATAATGCTTTAACAGTTTCTTCTAGTAGGATTACCTTTGACATCAACGATTTAATTTATCCTAACATAGGAGCAATGATTAGATTTGAATTAGGGATTGACGTTAATGTTTTTCAAAAGCAGAAAGTAACACCACTTAAACAGAATTTCCGATTTCTTTCACCAATCCACTTCCCACCCAGCCAATTTGACATTCATATAAATGCTTGTCAATTTCCCAGCTTCACAATAGTAATCATATTTAGAAGATGGGCCAAAAGCAATTAAATGAGTAACAAATATAAATACAGGTAATATCATAGCTGGCACTGGACATGGAATATTGTAAATGAAAACTTGAGGAATTTATGCTCAATTACTCAGATTAGAGATAGCCATAATCAAGAAGCACCCACCTGTTGAGGATGCAATTCCTGAAAGGCTGCCACAAGCAAGACCAACCACAGCTTTAGAATCATCAGGCCTACATttgaaagaaatagaaaagtattattttcaaaacCATATTTAGTGAGCAATGAGCATAAGATAACATTCAGGATAAACTATTCCTAAACTTTGCACAAGTAAATAAATTCACCTTTGTGACTGCCATACAGAGCGTAACCACTCATAAACAGCAAAACTAATAGCAATACTGGGCCCAACACCCTGCAACATACAAAATGATTAGGTATGACTGATGTCAATAATAAGAACATaggaagataaagaaaaaaaagtgaaaatgcaTTGTGAACATACCAACAATGTTGCTCCAAGTCCCTTATACAGACCCAAAAAACCTTCGTCTCTACAGATGGTACTGAAAGCATGTGAGATGCCCCTGTAGTACATGGTACTTCTCTGCAAAGGAACAAAATATAAGTCTCAGTATACAAGGTAAAAAGTAAACAGAAAATCATGATGAATGGAATTCAACTCAAGTAAACAATGAACACAATGTAAAATACAGCCAAGTCACTCATGCATTCAACTAAAGGCTTGAGAAGTATCTCTCTCTGATGATTCTCAACTCAAAAATTTCTAGTTACCTGTGCTGCAAGTCGTGTTCTCACAAGATCCAAAGGATAGGTGGCAGAAGCAGATGTTATACCTGACAAACCACCACCCACAAAGTGCACAAGGAGGTTTGCACCTGAATTTCCACTAACATTCTCCCCCATCAGTGAATGTAATACCTGCAACACAATAGAGAGTAGAAGAAATTAATTCCAGTTGCATAGTAATAGCTTCCATAACTTCTGAAACACTTACAGTATAGAAAGAACACCAAAAATTACATTCTTGTAGCGCTCATAAGCATAGAAGTTGACTGCAGTATATGGGAGACGATGAGCAATAGTCACCATATTGCCTTTCCAAAATGCTCTAAACCCTTCTTCGTTGATAATACGTGATGCCTCACGCAATATGCTAGGGTTGCTCAATGCTGCCACATCAGAATGCATACCTTGCACCTGTTAAAGATAAGACATGTAGAATAGTCAGATAAATACCAGTTAAAAAATTGCTTTTGAATCAACAAAAGGAATGATGGATCTATACAAAACCAATCAACTAAAACTTCAAGATCAAATGtcattaaataaaagaacaaagatagatttatgcaataatgaTCACCTATGGCATCATCATAATCACCATGACATCATCATAATCACCATGACATCAAGTACCAAGTACCACCCATATATACCAAcaaatcatttaaatttattccaTGATTTTAAACATCAAAATGCAGtgcaatgaaagaacataacatGGATAGGGCCATAGGGGATACAACAACAGGAAAACTGAACCAGGAAGAGGAGTATACAAACATACAATATGTatgtatacacacacacactaggAGCACGTTTggtatttctttttcataattatCAATAGTGCAATGTTGCAGTGCGGAGAGGCTGCAACAAAGTTTTGAATAGTGATGCATTTTCGAATAATAGCTGCAATCACTACCAAAACAGTGGTGCTAGTGTGAGGGTTCTTCAGGTTCTTCTTCGGTTGGCATCTCATTTGTCAAAACTGATTTCTATAACTAATAAATGTGTTTTCTGAGTTCAATATTCCTTGGTTAAATTGAACTGATCCCCTACTTTTACCAAAATTTGAATTAGGtccatgaatttttttaattgtgtcctgaattttttttttaattgggtcCTTGGTCAATTGTAGTCAATTGTATTTGTAAGCTCAAACATGAATGCAATAACCCTGGAAACAAAAAACCGCTTCACCAGCTCAGCCGAAACCCACAAATACCGCACGGATCAATGAACACATTCCAAACAAGTTCACAACAGATTCCTTTTGTTACCGACCAAGGTATTAGTACAAAGTAGCCTGGCTGAAAGCCgtgactaatttttttttgtcgggAACCGTGCAGAAGCGCACACAAGATAAATATCAACACAATTTATTTCATACCAAAGTCCCGATTCCAACCGTTTTGTTAAGGGACACAAAGCTTGTGCCAACCGTTTTGTTGGTAGTTCACAAcggatttaaaacaaaataaaacaaaaacattctccAACAACTaattaatcgattaaaacaaaataagaaaccTGAAAGAGGATAGTGAGGCGCGCAAGGGGAGCAGTGCAGGTTTTGCTAAACGCGCCGGAGATGCCGCCGGCCAGAAGCTGGTGAACCGTCCCGAGCTGGCGGTTGTTCTGCGCCACCAGGAATTTCGCGGCACCACCGCTGTCGGCGTTGAGGGTTCTCTGGCCCCCTTCCACCACCATCCCCACACGCGCTTCCATTCTCACTCGCTAGTCGCTACCCTTAAAATCAAACGAATCACAGCGCTTCAactacttcttcttcttgcgGAACAAGTGGCCGTGCTCTGAGTTCTTGCGGTGTCACATCGGAAGAGATTGTTGAATTCGGGTGcaaggagaaggagaagaacATGGGAAGGGAGGGGTTGAATTGGATTGGAGAATGCGGGTTTAGGGTTTTGTGGTGAAAGGGGATAGTGTGAAGAAtgtaaggaaaataaaaataataactgaaAAAACCCTTTCCTTTTTGGAAGTGAGTGGCTGTTAACTTGTTGGAAGGGAACAACtagggtttttcttttttt harbors:
- the LOC114406211 gene encoding mitochondrial substrate carrier family protein B-like — its product is MEARVGMVVEGGQRTLNADSGGAAKFLVAQNNRQLGTVHQLLAGGISGAFSKTCTAPLARLTILFQVQGMHSDVAALSNPSILREASRIINEEGFRAFWKGNMVTIAHRLPYTAVNFYAYERYKNVLHSLMGENVSGNSGANLLVHFVGGGLSGITSASATYPLDLVRTRLAAQRSTMYYRGISHAFSTICRDEGFLGLYKGLGATLLGVGPSIAISFAVYEWLRSVWQSQRPDDSKAVVGLACGSLSGIASSTATFPLDLVRRRMQLEGVGGRARVYNTGLFGAFGRIIQTEGVRGLYRGILPEYYKVVPGVGIVFMTYETLKMLLSSISSY